A portion of the uncultured Draconibacterium sp. genome contains these proteins:
- a CDS encoding Dabb family protein, with the protein MKRRFFLGSLGVTTLFGTLFSNKSIASNMSIENCALKEGEIQHMVIFNLSHQKDSVEAQRFIQDGTRILTGIPVVKNFQAFNQVSKKNKYQYGFSMVFANQADYATYNNHPDHVAFVQNRWFKEVSDFLEIDFEK; encoded by the coding sequence ATGAAACGCAGATTTTTTCTTGGATCACTTGGGGTGACTACCCTTTTCGGAACATTATTCTCAAATAAATCTATAGCATCCAACATGAGTATAGAAAATTGCGCACTAAAAGAAGGCGAAATTCAGCACATGGTTATTTTTAATTTGTCGCATCAAAAAGATTCAGTAGAAGCACAGAGGTTTATCCAAGACGGAACAAGAATATTGACCGGAATTCCGGTAGTGAAAAACTTTCAGGCTTTTAATCAGGTCAGCAAAAAGAATAAATATCAGTATGGATTTTCGATGGTTTTTGCCAATCAGGCTGATTATGCGACTTACAATAATCATCCGGATCATGTGGCATTTGTTCAGAACCGATGGTTTAAAGAAGTTAGCGACTTTCTGGAGATCGATTTCGAAAAATAA
- a CDS encoding glycoside hydrolase family 2 TIM barrel-domain containing protein yields the protein MMYKNLKHLVLASIVCLSTIQLFAQNNINDRESLFDYGWSFKLDTISSGPENPDYDVSGWRRVNLPHDWSNEDVAVQIPDSIVGPFSRNSPGGTFDGFTFGGTGWYRKSFVLSKEDEGKKVFIKFDGVYMNSDVWINGHHLGNHPYGYTPFNYELTPFLKSVGESNVLSVRVKNEGKNSRWYAGSGIYRDVKLVVVNPVHIDLWGLYLTTPQVSEMQATVNLTTTIVNTGGRDEKLDLKLKVRDSKGEIVATKVSRFELGVNDTIDVTQTLTIEKPLLWSAESPNLYTAEISLIKKEKGVDKVAVSFGIRNIQISAKDGLLVNGIPTLLKGGCIHHDNGPLGAVSIEAAEERKIKLLKESGFNAVRMSHNPPSKILLDVCDRLGMYVIDEAFDAWEKTKFTDDYHLYFENNWNKDLTAMVLRDRNHPSIILWSIGNEIRERASERGLEITQMLKNRVKELDSSRMVTEAVCDFWDARRTYNWEEHTPAIFDILDVGGYNYMDEKYLADHAKYPDRIMLGTESYASKSYEIWQMMQKYPYLVGDFVWTAMDYRGEAGCANTGFIKGNQKKIFVQWPWFNAFCGDLDFVGHKKPQSYYRDVVWDRSQIEMMVQKLEVPEGMRYYVNNWGWPDELKSWTWPGSEGDTLQVRVYTKSKLVKLELNGKLMAEQAIADNSITALFNVPYQPGTLVAKAYENGKEVSSTILKTVGKPAAIQLIADRTTIKANRNDLAYVSVEIVDTEGNLVPYADDIEIKYTITGQGEIAGVGNGNPKDVSSFQQPKKKVWHGKGLAIVRPNGPAGKIKLTAKAKGLKEGSIDIITQ from the coding sequence ATGATGTATAAGAATCTAAAACACTTAGTGCTAGCAAGTATTGTTTGTTTGTCTACTATACAACTATTTGCACAGAATAATATAAATGATCGAGAAAGCCTTTTTGATTATGGTTGGTCTTTCAAGTTAGACACAATTTCTTCCGGCCCGGAAAATCCTGATTATGATGTTTCAGGTTGGAGAAGAGTTAATTTACCTCATGATTGGAGTAATGAGGACGTTGCGGTTCAAATTCCCGATTCGATCGTCGGTCCTTTTTCCCGAAATTCACCGGGTGGAACCTTTGATGGTTTCACTTTTGGCGGAACAGGTTGGTATCGTAAATCTTTTGTTTTATCGAAAGAAGATGAAGGGAAGAAAGTGTTTATCAAATTTGATGGAGTTTACATGAATTCTGATGTCTGGATTAACGGACATCATTTAGGTAACCATCCTTATGGGTATACGCCGTTTAATTATGAACTCACGCCTTTTCTTAAGTCGGTAGGAGAAAGTAATGTGCTTTCTGTTCGGGTAAAGAATGAAGGAAAAAACAGCCGTTGGTATGCCGGTTCCGGCATCTACCGCGATGTGAAACTGGTGGTTGTAAATCCGGTGCATATTGACCTTTGGGGTCTGTATCTAACAACACCTCAGGTTTCGGAGATGCAGGCTACGGTAAATCTGACAACAACCATTGTTAATACAGGAGGTCGTGATGAGAAATTAGATTTGAAGCTCAAAGTCAGGGATTCAAAAGGAGAAATTGTAGCTACAAAAGTAAGTCGGTTTGAACTTGGTGTGAATGACACCATAGACGTCACCCAAACCCTAACAATAGAAAAACCCTTATTATGGTCAGCCGAATCCCCGAATCTTTACACTGCTGAAATTAGCCTAATCAAAAAAGAGAAGGGGGTAGACAAAGTAGCTGTTTCCTTTGGAATCCGGAATATTCAGATTAGTGCCAAAGACGGATTACTGGTAAATGGCATACCGACACTTTTAAAAGGAGGTTGCATTCACCACGATAATGGGCCTTTGGGAGCTGTATCAATAGAGGCAGCAGAAGAGCGAAAAATAAAATTATTAAAGGAGAGTGGCTTTAATGCGGTGAGGATGAGTCATAACCCTCCATCTAAAATTCTTTTGGACGTATGTGACAGATTAGGGATGTATGTTATTGATGAGGCTTTCGACGCATGGGAGAAAACTAAATTTACGGATGATTATCATCTGTATTTCGAGAATAACTGGAATAAGGATCTGACGGCAATGGTTCTTCGTGACCGTAATCATCCTTCTATCATACTCTGGAGTATTGGTAATGAAATCAGAGAGCGGGCTTCAGAGAGAGGTTTGGAAATTACTCAAATGCTAAAGAATCGGGTGAAGGAACTTGATTCTTCCAGAATGGTTACTGAAGCAGTTTGCGACTTTTGGGATGCACGCAGAACCTATAATTGGGAAGAGCATACACCGGCTATTTTTGATATCCTTGATGTTGGTGGATACAACTATATGGATGAAAAGTATCTGGCAGACCATGCAAAGTATCCTGACAGGATCATGTTGGGAACTGAATCCTACGCGTCAAAGTCTTATGAAATATGGCAAATGATGCAAAAATACCCCTATCTGGTTGGCGATTTTGTTTGGACTGCAATGGATTATCGAGGAGAAGCAGGATGTGCAAATACCGGATTTATTAAAGGGAATCAAAAAAAGATATTCGTACAATGGCCATGGTTCAATGCATTTTGCGGAGATCTGGATTTTGTTGGACATAAAAAGCCACAGTCCTATTACAGAGATGTGGTTTGGGATCGCAGTCAAATAGAAATGATGGTTCAGAAGCTTGAAGTGCCGGAGGGTATGAGGTATTACGTGAATAATTGGGGATGGCCGGATGAATTGAAAAGTTGGACATGGCCAGGCTCTGAAGGCGATACGTTGCAGGTTCGAGTGTATACAAAGAGTAAATTGGTGAAGCTCGAATTGAATGGAAAACTGATGGCTGAACAAGCGATAGCAGATAATTCGATAACAGCGCTTTTTAATGTGCCTTATCAACCGGGTACATTGGTTGCCAAAGCATATGAGAATGGAAAGGAAGTATCGTCAACAATACTAAAAACTGTTGGAAAACCCGCGGCCATTCAGCTGATTGCAGACCGAACTACCATAAAAGCGAATCGGAATGATTTGGCTTATGTTTCAGTTGAAATTGTAGATACAGAAGGCAATCTTGTTCCTTATGCCGATGATATCGAGATCAAATACACAATCACTGGTCAGGGCGAAATTGCGGGAGTTGGTAATGGAAATCCGAAAGATGTTTCCAGTTTTCAGCAACCTAAAAAGAAAGTTTGGCATGGTAAAGGGCTGGCGATTGTTAGACCAAATGGACCAGCAGGCAAAATAAAACTTACTGCTAAAGCCAAAGGATTAAAAGAAGGCTCAATAGATATCATCACACAATAG
- a CDS encoding glycoside hydrolase family 2 TIM barrel-domain containing protein, which produces MGPFSSNGSEATGYVVGGIEWYRKHFKLDKSETGKTVILKFNGIFMNSEVWINGISVGSHPYGFTPFWFDITPYLNQTGEENVIAVKVNNTGYTARWYSGSGIYRNVHLTITDPVHFSVWGAYITTPEVSIGSADVNLEVTLQNDADVVSDAHVSIKIISPGGNVVEETEWQVKIGAKEKSVFSQAVVVKDPLLWSVNSPNLYEAEMTVKDSNGKITDRYVQTFGIRSIEFSAKKGFLLNGEPLLIKGGCVHHDNGLLGSAAIDRAEERRVEIMKANGYNAIRCSHNPPSEAFLNACDRLGILVINEIFDVWEKNKFMPQGSHLFFKEYWKKDVEAWVLRDRNHPSVIMWSIGNEIGEAADTSGLRIATNLVNAVRSLDSTRAITEVMTDAGLALTGVPTWHKQSEHKGLLDVVGYNYKYQVYEEDHKLYPDRIMYASESSPFDAYESWQAVEKSPWVIGDFVWTGMDYLDESGIAIGFGTPKYFRKDRPNDQMLSNYKKLADKLSKGEQVTIDDIFNWPNKIPAVFVAWCGDIYITGEMELQMYYKNILWGNSNLG; this is translated from the coding sequence ATCGGACCTTTTTCAAGTAACGGTTCCGAGGCAACTGGTTATGTAGTTGGTGGGATTGAGTGGTACCGTAAACATTTTAAGCTGGACAAATCGGAAACAGGAAAAACAGTTATCCTTAAATTTAATGGGATTTTTATGAATTCGGAAGTTTGGATTAACGGCATTTCGGTGGGAAGCCATCCTTATGGTTTCACTCCTTTTTGGTTTGATATCACCCCATATTTGAATCAAACAGGTGAGGAAAATGTAATTGCTGTTAAAGTAAATAATACAGGTTATACTGCCCGATGGTATTCGGGGTCAGGAATTTACCGAAATGTTCATTTGACTATAACCGACCCAGTACATTTTTCTGTATGGGGTGCCTATATTACAACGCCTGAAGTTTCTATCGGTTCTGCAGATGTTAACCTGGAAGTAACGCTTCAGAACGATGCTGATGTGGTCAGTGATGCACATGTTTCCATAAAAATTATTTCACCTGGTGGAAATGTTGTAGAAGAAACCGAATGGCAAGTGAAAATAGGTGCAAAAGAAAAATCTGTTTTTAGTCAGGCAGTTGTTGTGAAAGACCCGCTCCTTTGGTCTGTAAATTCTCCCAACCTTTATGAGGCTGAAATGACAGTCAAGGATAGTAACGGAAAAATTACAGACCGATATGTACAAACCTTTGGTATCAGGTCAATTGAATTCTCTGCAAAAAAAGGATTCCTGCTAAATGGCGAACCGTTGTTGATAAAGGGCGGTTGTGTGCACCATGATAATGGACTGCTGGGTTCTGCCGCGATTGATCGTGCGGAAGAGAGAAGGGTTGAAATCATGAAAGCAAATGGTTACAATGCGATTCGTTGCTCGCATAACCCACCTTCTGAAGCTTTTCTAAATGCATGCGACCGGCTGGGCATTTTGGTTATTAATGAAATATTTGATGTCTGGGAGAAAAACAAGTTTATGCCCCAAGGCTCCCACCTGTTCTTTAAAGAATATTGGAAGAAAGATGTGGAGGCATGGGTATTACGCGACAGGAACCATCCGTCAGTGATTATGTGGAGTATTGGCAATGAAATAGGGGAAGCTGCGGATACATCAGGTTTAAGGATTGCTACGAACCTTGTTAATGCAGTTCGCTCCCTGGATTCGACAAGAGCTATAACTGAGGTTATGACGGATGCTGGTCTTGCCCTTACAGGTGTTCCTACATGGCATAAACAGTCAGAGCACAAGGGCCTACTCGATGTTGTAGGCTATAATTACAAATATCAAGTTTATGAGGAAGACCATAAACTATACCCTGACAGGATTATGTATGCAAGTGAATCATCGCCGTTTGATGCTTATGAAAGTTGGCAGGCGGTTGAGAAATCCCCCTGGGTGATTGGGGATTTTGTTTGGACTGGTATGGATTACCTGGATGAGTCAGGTATTGCAATAGGCTTTGGAACTCCAAAATATTTTCGAAAAGATCGACCTAACGATCAGATGCTTTCGAATTATAAAAAACTTGCAGATAAACTTAGTAAGGGCGAACAGGTAACAATAGATGATATTTTTAACTGGCCAAATAAAATACCTGCCGTGTTTGTTGCCTGGTGCGGAGATATCTATATTACTGGGGAAATGGAATTACAAATGTATTACAAAAATATATTATGGGGTAACAGCAATTTGGGATAG
- a CDS encoding DUF1593 domain-containing protein encodes MKIALFVKAFFCTSLGAAQASDFSGKNEKPRVIVLTDISTSSGDPDDKQSLVRFLLYANEFEVEGLIATSACSRRNSNPTGESSPDEISERVEAYGKVLGNIRLHSNDYLSEEYLLGIIRKGMLTGRKPGSSSNAIGWPVEEVIGEGKDTEASNLIVQSLQKKDDRPLWICVCGGPMDLAQALWNLRKSHSWDELQQMLSRLRVYAWGHQELGGQWIRDKFPELFYINSTGGISYSINPYLNSVNWLNTNIRKNHGPLGELDKSIIFSMCCCCLY; translated from the coding sequence ATGAAAATTGCACTGTTTGTAAAAGCATTTTTTTGTACCAGCCTTGGGGCTGCCCAGGCATCTGATTTCTCCGGGAAAAATGAAAAGCCCCGTGTCATAGTTTTAACAGATATCAGTACCAGTTCTGGTGATCCTGATGATAAACAATCCTTGGTCAGATTCCTGCTTTATGCAAATGAATTTGAAGTTGAGGGGCTGATAGCTACTTCAGCCTGCAGTAGAAGAAACTCTAATCCAACAGGCGAATCGTCACCTGATGAAATTTCAGAGCGGGTAGAAGCGTACGGAAAGGTTCTTGGAAATATTCGGCTTCATTCAAACGATTATCTCTCTGAAGAGTATTTGCTTGGTATCATTAGAAAAGGGATGTTGACCGGACGCAAACCGGGAAGTTCTTCAAATGCCATTGGATGGCCTGTTGAAGAAGTTATTGGAGAAGGTAAGGATACGGAAGCTTCAAACCTGATTGTGCAATCACTTCAAAAAAAGGATGATCGTCCGTTATGGATTTGTGTATGCGGTGGACCCATGGATTTGGCTCAGGCTCTATGGAATTTGAGAAAAAGTCATTCCTGGGATGAGTTGCAACAAATGCTTTCCCGTTTACGGGTTTATGCTTGGGGACACCAGGAATTGGGCGGTCAGTGGATACGCGATAAATTCCCCGAACTGTTTTACATTAACTCGACTGGGGGAATTAGTTATAGCATAAATCCATACCTGAACAGTGTAAATTGGCTAAATACCAACATTCGTAAAAACCATGGGCCACTAGGCGAATTGGATAAGAGTATAATTTTTTCAATGTGTTGTTGTTGTCTTTATTAA
- a CDS encoding carbohydrate kinase family protein, whose protein sequence is MEKKIIVSGVGCCLVDLLYNNINFQSEEIQPFLSKSSGDGGLSPGKLVLLEDFERFCNNNLHDFFNVILHGHEANKINIGGPSIVSLIHAAQITQNQNCEIRFYGRAGIDENGEYLQKQLAPLPVKLQDFKLIDNRTPSTIVLSDPNYDNGQGERMFINAIGAAWEMHAKDLDEDFFNSEVVVFGGTAIVPGIHDKLPSLLKKAKENGCLTIINTVYDFINEKKNPNQKWTLGETDYTYAFTDILITDAEEALRLSGCESVEAAFDFFIKTKVESVIITNGSKDIHLFSNGEVFNVKGKFVLPISELIKQELKISKSGDTTGCGDNFAGGLIGSVVNQLSLGISKPDLFEALAWAVVSGGFACFYMGGTYFEEKPMEKQRKIIPYYKAYIKQLANIIQTKEVAR, encoded by the coding sequence ATGGAAAAAAAGATAATCGTGTCCGGAGTAGGATGCTGTTTGGTAGACCTATTGTATAATAACATCAATTTTCAAAGTGAGGAAATTCAACCTTTCCTATCTAAAAGTAGTGGGGATGGTGGATTAAGTCCAGGTAAACTTGTTTTATTGGAAGACTTTGAACGTTTTTGTAATAACAATTTACATGATTTTTTCAATGTTATTTTACACGGTCATGAGGCTAATAAAATCAATATTGGTGGTCCATCAATTGTTTCACTTATCCATGCTGCTCAGATTACCCAGAATCAAAATTGTGAAATAAGATTTTATGGCCGGGCAGGAATAGATGAAAATGGGGAATACTTGCAGAAACAACTTGCCCCACTGCCTGTAAAACTTCAAGATTTCAAATTAATTGACAATCGTACACCATCAACTATTGTCTTATCGGATCCTAATTATGATAATGGACAAGGTGAGAGGATGTTTATTAACGCAATTGGAGCAGCATGGGAAATGCATGCGAAAGACTTAGATGAAGATTTTTTTAATTCTGAAGTTGTTGTTTTTGGTGGTACTGCAATAGTTCCAGGTATTCATGATAAGCTTCCATCTCTTTTGAAAAAAGCCAAAGAGAATGGCTGCTTAACCATTATCAATACAGTTTATGATTTTATAAATGAAAAGAAAAATCCCAATCAAAAATGGACGCTGGGTGAAACCGACTATACTTATGCTTTTACCGATATTCTGATTACTGATGCAGAAGAAGCATTACGGTTAAGTGGATGTGAGTCTGTGGAGGCAGCTTTTGATTTTTTTATTAAAACAAAAGTAGAAAGCGTAATAATTACAAATGGGTCAAAAGACATTCACCTCTTTTCTAATGGAGAAGTTTTTAACGTAAAGGGGAAGTTTGTGTTGCCTATTTCAGAGCTTATAAAGCAAGAGCTTAAAATTTCTAAAAGTGGTGACACAACGGGGTGCGGCGACAATTTCGCGGGTGGATTAATAGGATCTGTAGTAAATCAATTGAGCCTGGGGATTTCAAAACCTGACCTCTTTGAGGCGTTGGCATGGGCTGTGGTATCTGGTGGTTTTGCTTGCTTTTATATGGGTGGAACTTATTTTGAAGAGAAACCAATGGAGAAACAGAGAAAGATAATACCCTATTATAAAGCCTATATAAAGCAATTAGCAAACATAATACAAACTAAAGAAGTTGCAAGATGA
- a CDS encoding NUDIX hydrolase: protein MDKLNPHISVDCVVFAYDYSQLKVLLIEIEKVQEVNAMRHKLKLPGSLIYEREDFDLSARRILYELTGLQNIYMQQFGVFSNPERLNPPEDLEWARITTQNQSLSRVVTIAYFALIQLKDVNRTAQTIWYPVDELPDLIFDHNLIIRRSLCHLREEMRTKSLCFELLPKKFTIRQVFEIYRTILGINIDKSNFRRKLKHFTFLVPLMEKEKCVSHKPAQLYRFDRRLYEKYEKGRKEIIF, encoded by the coding sequence ATGGACAAGTTAAATCCACATATTTCTGTTGATTGTGTTGTTTTTGCCTATGATTATTCTCAATTAAAAGTGTTGTTAATTGAAATTGAAAAGGTTCAGGAAGTAAATGCAATGCGACATAAACTAAAACTCCCGGGGAGTCTGATTTATGAACGAGAAGATTTCGATTTGTCTGCCAGGAGAATACTTTATGAGTTAACAGGATTACAGAATATTTACATGCAACAGTTTGGTGTATTTAGTAATCCTGAAAGATTAAATCCTCCCGAAGATCTTGAATGGGCAAGAATAACCACTCAGAATCAAAGTCTCAGTCGGGTTGTGACAATAGCATATTTTGCCCTTATTCAGTTGAAAGATGTAAATAGAACCGCTCAGACGATTTGGTATCCTGTGGATGAGTTACCGGATCTGATTTTCGATCACAATCTTATAATAAGAAGATCATTATGCCATTTACGTGAAGAGATGCGTACGAAATCTCTTTGTTTTGAATTATTGCCTAAGAAGTTTACAATCAGGCAGGTTTTTGAAATATACAGGACTATCTTGGGCATAAACATCGATAAAAGTAATTTCAGGAGAAAACTTAAACACTTTACTTTTCTTGTGCCACTAATGGAAAAGGAAAAGTGTGTTAGCCATAAACCAGCACAACTTTATCGATTTGACAGAAGATTATATGAAAAATATGAAAAAGGACGAAAAGAGATAATTTTTTAA
- the xylE gene encoding D-xylose transporter XylE, translating into MNEKPTIYLTSITLVATLGGLLFGYGTAVISGAEKSINNYLVQGLGLNSWIHGATVSSALVGCIIGGAVSGIFASQIGRKKSLMIAALLFFISALGSGHPEFLFFEKGKATLGLLYMFNFYRIIGGIGVGMASALVPMYIGEIAPAELRGRLVSLNQFAIVFGMLVVYFVNWGIINDQSLEWVNAIGWRRMFLSEAIPAGLFGLLLFLVPKSPRYLALNNNDEKALSILTKINGKNEANKILKEIKGTIEHHSGKLFSYGKLVILVGVLLSVFQQLVGINVALYYAPRIFESMGAAKDASMLQTIVMGLINVIFTVIAILTVDRWGRKPLLMVGSIGMAIGMFAIAALSYSEIIGISTLAFIILYTASFMMSWGPVCWVLISEIYPNKIRGRAVAIAVMAQWGANYFISSTYPAMMEFSGAATYSFYGIMSVLSFLFVWKLVPETKNRSLEEMEELWITQKSK; encoded by the coding sequence ATGAACGAAAAACCTACAATATATTTAACGAGTATAACCTTAGTTGCAACACTTGGTGGATTACTTTTTGGTTATGGTACTGCGGTAATTTCAGGTGCTGAAAAATCCATTAATAATTATCTGGTTCAGGGCTTGGGCCTAAACTCCTGGATACATGGGGCAACAGTTTCAAGTGCGTTAGTTGGATGTATTATTGGTGGGGCCGTTTCAGGGATTTTTGCTTCCCAAATAGGTCGCAAAAAATCGTTAATGATTGCTGCATTATTATTTTTTATCTCGGCGTTGGGTTCCGGGCATCCTGAATTCCTCTTTTTTGAAAAGGGCAAGGCTACTTTGGGACTATTATACATGTTTAACTTCTACCGTATTATTGGCGGAATTGGAGTAGGGATGGCATCGGCATTGGTACCTATGTATATTGGCGAGATTGCACCTGCAGAACTTCGTGGGCGACTGGTATCATTAAATCAGTTTGCGATTGTGTTCGGAATGTTGGTGGTATATTTTGTAAACTGGGGAATTATCAATGATCAATCTTTGGAATGGGTGAATGCCATCGGATGGAGGCGCATGTTTCTTTCCGAAGCCATACCAGCTGGCCTGTTTGGTCTATTATTATTTTTAGTACCTAAGTCACCCCGATACCTCGCCTTAAATAATAATGATGAAAAGGCGCTCTCGATTCTTACAAAAATTAACGGTAAAAACGAAGCAAATAAAATTCTAAAAGAGATTAAAGGAACAATCGAGCATCATTCCGGTAAATTATTTTCATATGGGAAGTTGGTAATTCTGGTAGGGGTGTTGCTGTCTGTATTTCAGCAGCTTGTGGGTATTAATGTGGCACTTTACTATGCACCGCGCATATTTGAAAGCATGGGAGCGGCAAAAGATGCCTCAATGTTGCAGACCATAGTGATGGGGCTAATAAACGTAATTTTTACGGTAATTGCAATACTGACAGTTGACAGGTGGGGGCGAAAGCCTTTGCTGATGGTTGGTTCCATTGGTATGGCCATAGGGATGTTTGCTATTGCAGCCTTATCTTATTCCGAAATAATAGGTATAAGTACACTGGCTTTTATAATTCTTTACACTGCTTCTTTTATGATGTCGTGGGGGCCAGTTTGCTGGGTTTTGATTTCTGAAATTTACCCCAATAAAATTCGTGGTCGTGCAGTGGCCATTGCCGTTATGGCACAATGGGGAGCAAATTATTTCATTTCCTCAACCTATCCGGCAATGATGGAATTTAGCGGAGCAGCGACCTACAGCTTCTACGGAATAATGAGTGTCCTCTCTTTCTTGTTTGTATGGAAGTTGGTACCCGAAACCAAAAACCGTTCTCTCGAGGAAATGGAAGAATTGTGGATAACCCAAAAATCAAAATAA
- a CDS encoding 3-oxoacyl-[acyl-carrier-protein] synthase III C-terminal domain-containing protein: protein MKKVRSDLQYPHWVDYLEFCLEKYNLDPKDVDYVIPPVSSMFFYGKLAEWIQARGLDLGTNKWFTNLTEIGNIASASIFAALDDIFKIEMLKVYDKVLLLVPESGRFSYGTVLLTVTSNN from the coding sequence TTGAAAAAGGTCCGATCTGATCTTCAGTATCCTCACTGGGTTGACTACCTGGAATTTTGTCTGGAAAAATATAACCTTGATCCGAAGGATGTCGACTATGTTATCCCTCCTGTCTCATCTATGTTCTTTTATGGGAAGCTTGCCGAGTGGATCCAAGCAAGAGGTTTGGACCTGGGGACTAACAAGTGGTTCACCAATCTTACTGAAATTGGCAATATAGCCTCTGCTTCCATTTTTGCTGCGCTGGATGATATATTCAAAATTGAAATGCTAAAAGTTTATGATAAGGTTTTACTACTGGTCCCTGAAAGTGGACGGTTTTCTTATGGAACGGTTTTGTTGACTGTAACATCAAATAATTGA
- a CDS encoding TIM barrel protein has protein sequence MAGTFKFTFGPWNIHEGADPFGPTVRDSISFGKKLAEFKKLGFEGVQFHDDDAVPDMNELSPLQIIGKAKELKKVLDDNGLVAEFVAPRLWEDPRTIDGGYTSNDPACRQFALDRSKRTIDIANALGTDLIVLWLAREGTYIREAKDSKVATERIVEAINVMQAYDTKARICIEPKPNEPMDHSYIPTTGHAIALSLLCDDPKRVGVNIESAHAVLAGLDPSDEMGYALAFDKLWTVHLNDQNGLKFDQDKTFGSVDLRRAFNQVRILDKHNYGQNGEFVGLDVKAMRSQKDDVATKHLSNSKVIFMKLLEISRSIDESFIKKCRQERDYEELDLYIMKSLLGS, from the coding sequence ATGGCAGGAACATTTAAGTTTACATTCGGTCCATGGAACATTCATGAAGGAGCCGATCCTTTTGGCCCAACGGTAAGAGACAGTATTTCATTTGGTAAAAAACTTGCAGAGTTTAAGAAACTAGGTTTTGAAGGCGTTCAGTTTCATGATGATGATGCAGTGCCTGATATGAACGAACTTTCTCCCCTGCAAATAATCGGCAAAGCAAAGGAATTGAAAAAAGTGTTGGATGACAACGGATTAGTTGCAGAGTTTGTCGCTCCACGCCTCTGGGAAGATCCTAGAACGATTGATGGGGGTTACACTTCAAACGATCCAGCATGTAGACAATTTGCTTTAGATAGAAGCAAACGTACTATAGACATTGCTAATGCATTGGGAACTGATCTTATTGTACTTTGGCTGGCACGTGAAGGTACATATATCCGAGAAGCTAAAGACAGTAAAGTAGCTACAGAAAGAATCGTTGAAGCTATCAATGTAATGCAAGCCTACGATACAAAAGCAAGAATTTGTATTGAGCCAAAACCAAATGAGCCAATGGATCACAGTTATATTCCAACAACAGGTCATGCCATTGCGCTCTCATTACTTTGTGATGATCCAAAAAGAGTAGGGGTTAATATTGAAAGCGCACATGCTGTATTAGCTGGTCTGGATCCTTCAGACGAAATGGGTTATGCTTTGGCTTTCGATAAACTATGGACTGTTCACCTTAACGATCAGAACGGATTAAAATTTGACCAGGATAAAACATTCGGCTCTGTTGATCTTCGTCGTGCTTTTAACCAGGTTCGAATTCTTGACAAACACAATTACGGTCAAAATGGTGAATTTGTAGGCCTTGATGTAAAGGCAATGCGATCACAAAAAGATGACGTAGCTACAAAACATTTGTCAAACAGTAAGGTAATTTTCATGAAACTACTGGAAATCTCTCGCAGTATTGACGAATCATTTATAAAAAAATGCAGGCAGGAAAGAGATTATGAAGAACTTGATCTCTATATCATGAAATCCTTGCTTGGATCATAG